A part of Streptomyces sp. NBC_01210 genomic DNA contains:
- a CDS encoding sacsin N-terminal ATP-binding-like domain-containing protein produces the protein MSVRTTEWADPFGTARLRRGVLDAWGASPARFREDANAEEDLALGGYRDRLVVELAQNAADAAARARVPGRLRLTLRPGTGDEPAVLAAANTGAPLDATGVESLSTLRASAKREGHEAAVGRFGVGFAAVLAVSDEPAVIGRHGGVRWSLAEARELAQQAAKASPGLGDELRRRDGHVPLLRLPLPAEGTAPEGYDTVVVLPLRDGAAVDLVERLLAGIDDALLLTLTGLTEIVVETPGGVRVLRRSEHGPYVHIEDSVQGDRRWRVVSHGGAIEPALLADRPVEERLRPYWTVTWAVPVDEEGAPARPRTAPVVHAPTPTDEPLGVPALLIASLPLDTTRRHPAPGPLTDFLVRKAAGAYAELLGSWQPVTVGTIDLVPGPLGKGALDGALREAILRLLPRTAFLEAALPRDVSGEWSGDTGLPDREDVSAGLRPIEAEVLEGAGADTVRVLAEVLPSLLPAGLERRVELRTLGVARVPLTEAIDRLAGLEREPGWWQRLYDSLAGVDPDRLTGLPVPLADGRTTIGPRQTLLPLAETPPHLARLGLKVVHPEAAHPLLEKLGALPATPRAVLTTPQVRAAVAGSLDAGEVWYDGVGDGAALDAEELAETVLALVRDAGIEPGDEPWLGALALPDEDGEFAPAGELVLPGSPFASVMREDELALCDGELAERWGEQPLAACGVLANFALVRATDVVLDPDELEPREGDFAEPDDAGLLDAVDVWCEDVLDRLPQTPVPPVATEIVAVRDLDLVDDDCWPRALALLAQPPLRDALTQSVRILLPDGTTETVRPYTAWWLRDHPVLDGRRPAGLRAAGGDPLLAGLYDTADATGFEDVQVLRALGVRTSLAALLEEPGGAAELLGRLADPSREVSGAQLHALYTALAYLDPDQVTLPDELRAVVDGEVRVVDASDAVVADAPDLLPLTAGLPLLPVAPSRAAELAELFQVRRLGEAVSAEVTTEGEEHEVPESVHVLLGSGTPATYVEHEELVAGGVELDWRRTQDGVIHASTLEGVAAGLAWAAGQWPRRFEVAALLEDPSRTEELARDRWFDA, from the coding sequence GTGAGCGTCAGGACGACCGAGTGGGCGGACCCGTTCGGGACGGCGCGGCTGCGGCGCGGGGTGCTCGACGCGTGGGGGGCCAGTCCCGCCCGCTTCCGTGAGGACGCCAACGCCGAGGAGGATCTGGCCCTCGGCGGCTACCGTGACCGCCTTGTCGTCGAACTCGCACAGAACGCCGCGGACGCCGCGGCCCGCGCCCGCGTGCCGGGCCGGCTCCGGCTGACCCTGCGGCCCGGCACGGGCGACGAGCCCGCTGTCCTCGCCGCCGCGAACACCGGCGCGCCGCTCGACGCGACCGGCGTCGAATCGCTGAGCACGCTGCGGGCCTCGGCCAAGCGCGAAGGCCACGAGGCCGCCGTCGGCCGCTTCGGCGTCGGCTTCGCGGCCGTCCTCGCGGTGAGCGACGAGCCCGCCGTCATCGGCCGGCACGGAGGCGTGCGCTGGTCCCTGGCCGAGGCCAGGGAACTGGCCCAGCAGGCGGCCAAGGCGAGCCCCGGGCTCGGCGACGAGCTGCGCCGCCGCGACGGACACGTACCGCTGCTGCGCCTGCCGCTGCCTGCCGAGGGTACGGCTCCCGAGGGGTACGACACGGTCGTCGTGCTGCCGCTGCGGGACGGGGCCGCGGTCGATCTGGTGGAGCGGCTGCTCGCCGGGATCGACGACGCGCTGCTGCTCACGCTGACCGGCCTGACCGAGATCGTCGTCGAAACCCCGGGCGGCGTACGGGTGTTGAGGCGCTCCGAGCACGGCCCGTACGTCCACATCGAGGACAGCGTGCAGGGCGACCGGCGCTGGCGGGTGGTGAGCCACGGCGGCGCCATCGAGCCCGCGCTGCTCGCGGACCGGCCCGTCGAGGAGCGGCTGCGGCCGTACTGGACCGTCACCTGGGCCGTGCCCGTGGACGAGGAGGGCGCGCCGGCCCGGCCGCGTACCGCCCCTGTGGTGCACGCGCCCACGCCCACCGACGAACCTCTCGGCGTGCCCGCGCTGCTGATCGCCTCGCTGCCGCTGGACACCACCCGCCGCCACCCGGCGCCCGGGCCGCTCACCGACTTCCTGGTGCGGAAGGCGGCCGGGGCGTACGCCGAACTCCTCGGCAGCTGGCAGCCGGTGACCGTCGGCACCATCGACCTGGTGCCCGGTCCGCTGGGCAAGGGCGCGCTGGACGGCGCGCTGCGGGAGGCGATCCTTCGGCTGCTGCCGCGTACGGCGTTCCTGGAGGCGGCGCTGCCGCGCGATGTGTCCGGCGAGTGGTCCGGGGACACCGGGCTGCCGGACCGTGAGGATGTCTCCGCCGGGCTGCGGCCGATCGAGGCGGAGGTCCTGGAGGGCGCGGGCGCGGATACCGTCCGTGTGCTGGCCGAGGTGCTGCCGAGCCTGCTGCCCGCGGGTCTCGAGCGCCGCGTGGAGCTGCGCACGCTCGGCGTGGCGCGGGTGCCGCTGACCGAGGCGATCGACCGGCTCGCGGGTCTTGAGCGCGAGCCCGGCTGGTGGCAGCGGCTGTACGACAGCCTCGCCGGGGTCGACCCGGACAGGCTGACCGGGCTGCCGGTGCCGCTTGCCGACGGGCGTACGACGATCGGGCCCCGCCAGACGCTGCTGCCGCTGGCCGAGACCCCGCCGCATCTCGCGCGGCTCGGGCTGAAGGTGGTCCACCCGGAGGCCGCGCATCCGCTCCTGGAGAAGCTGGGCGCGCTGCCCGCGACGCCGCGCGCCGTGCTGACGACGCCGCAGGTGCGAGCGGCGGTGGCCGGTTCGCTGGACGCCGGCGAGGTTTGGTACGACGGAGTCGGGGACGGTGCCGCGCTGGACGCGGAGGAGCTCGCCGAGACGGTGCTGGCGCTGGTACGGGATGCGGGCATCGAGCCCGGGGACGAGCCGTGGCTGGGCGCGCTGGCGCTGCCGGACGAGGACGGCGAGTTCGCTCCTGCGGGTGAACTGGTGCTGCCGGGCAGCCCGTTCGCCTCGGTGATGCGCGAGGACGAACTGGCGCTCTGCGACGGCGAGCTGGCCGAGCGGTGGGGCGAGCAGCCGCTGGCCGCGTGCGGTGTGCTGGCGAACTTCGCTCTCGTGCGGGCCACGGATGTGGTCCTCGACCCCGATGAACTTGAGCCCCGCGAAGGGGACTTCGCCGAGCCCGACGACGCGGGTCTGCTGGACGCGGTCGACGTGTGGTGCGAGGACGTGCTCGACCGGCTGCCTCAGACGCCGGTGCCGCCGGTCGCCACGGAGATCGTCGCCGTACGGGATCTGGACCTGGTGGACGACGACTGCTGGCCCCGCGCGCTGGCGCTGCTGGCGCAGCCGCCGCTGCGGGACGCGCTGACCCAGTCCGTACGGATCCTGCTCCCGGACGGGACGACGGAGACCGTGCGCCCGTACACGGCGTGGTGGCTGCGGGACCATCCGGTGCTGGACGGGCGCCGCCCGGCGGGTCTGCGGGCGGCGGGCGGCGATCCGCTGCTGGCCGGTCTGTACGACACGGCGGACGCGACGGGCTTCGAGGACGTGCAGGTGCTGCGTGCGCTGGGCGTGCGCACGTCGTTGGCCGCGCTGCTGGAAGAACCGGGCGGGGCGGCGGAGCTGCTCGGCCGGCTCGCAGATCCCTCTCGCGAGGTGTCCGGTGCGCAACTCCACGCCCTGTACACGGCGTTGGCGTACCTCGACCCGGATCAGGTCACGCTCCCTGACGAGCTGCGGGCGGTCGTCGACGGCGAGGTACGGGTCGTCGACGCTTCGGACGCGGTGGTGGCGGACGCGCCGGATCTGCTCCCGCTGACGGCGGGCCTGCCGCTGCTGCCGGTGGCGCCGTCACGGGCGGCGGAGCTGGCGGAGCTGTTCCAGGTCCGCCGCCTGGGCGAGGCGGTCTCGGCGGAGGTGACCACGGAGGGCGAGGAACACGAGGTCCCGGAGTCGGTCCACGTCCTGCTCGGGAGCGGCACCCCTGCGACGTACGTCGAGCACGAGGAGCTGGTGGCGGGCGGCGTCGAACTGGACTGGCGGCGCACCCAGGACGGCGTGATCCACGCATCGACCCTGGAGGGCGTGGCGGCGGGCCTGGCCTGGGCGGCGGGCCAGTGGCCGCGCCGCTTCGAGGTGGCGGCACTGCTGGAGGACCCGTCCCGCACGGAGGAACTGGCGCGGGACCGCTGGTTCGACGCGTAG
- a CDS encoding MFS transporter — protein MAAVRSSEGPGALSRAGRAVGRALHLPFTGTARGIRKATHAHGAGESGLGKLIELHAVNGAGDVMITVALASTVFFSVPTDEARGRVALYLAITMAPFILLAPVIGPLLDRIPHGRRAAMAGAMLTRAVLAVTMSGAVATGGLELYPAALGVLVASKAYGVVRSAVVPRLLPPGFSLVKANSRVTLAGLLATGVAAPIGVGLQKVGPQWPLYGACALFLLGTYWAFTMPAKVDSAKGEAKAHMLTHGEKKPSLRTVGPSVLHGLEANAAFRALSGFLIFFLAFLLREHPLPGQSAAVSLGIVGVAAGVGNALGTTVGAWLKARGPEMIIATVQAVVLAAAIAAAVFFGAGMVAVLGATAGLCQALAKLSLDALIQRDVPEQVRTSAFARSETLLQMAWVAGGAIGIALPLNGTLGMSVAAGIVALGALTTVRGLLAAARHGGMRRARVA, from the coding sequence GTGGCAGCCGTGAGGTCGTCCGAAGGACCCGGTGCGCTCAGCAGAGCAGGCCGGGCGGTCGGCCGCGCCCTGCATCTGCCGTTCACCGGAACGGCGCGCGGCATCCGCAAGGCGACGCACGCGCACGGCGCGGGCGAGTCGGGGCTCGGGAAGCTGATCGAGCTGCATGCCGTGAACGGCGCGGGCGATGTCATGATCACCGTCGCGCTGGCTTCCACGGTCTTCTTCTCCGTACCGACGGACGAGGCACGCGGCCGTGTCGCGCTCTACCTCGCCATCACGATGGCGCCCTTCATCCTGCTGGCCCCCGTCATCGGACCGCTTCTGGACCGCATCCCACACGGCCGCCGAGCGGCGATGGCGGGCGCGATGCTCACCCGAGCGGTACTGGCCGTGACCATGTCGGGCGCGGTGGCGACGGGCGGCCTCGAGCTGTATCCGGCGGCGCTGGGGGTGCTCGTCGCGTCGAAGGCGTACGGAGTGGTGCGCAGCGCGGTCGTGCCCCGGTTGCTGCCGCCGGGCTTCTCCCTGGTGAAGGCCAACTCCCGGGTGACGCTGGCGGGGCTGCTGGCGACGGGTGTCGCGGCACCGATCGGGGTGGGGCTGCAGAAGGTCGGGCCGCAGTGGCCGCTGTACGGGGCGTGCGCGCTCTTCCTGCTCGGGACGTACTGGGCGTTCACGATGCCGGCCAAGGTCGACTCGGCGAAGGGCGAGGCCAAGGCGCACATGCTCACCCACGGCGAGAAGAAGCCCAGTCTGCGTACGGTCGGACCCTCCGTACTGCACGGGCTGGAGGCAAACGCCGCCTTCCGCGCGCTCTCCGGATTCCTGATCTTCTTCCTCGCGTTTCTGCTGCGCGAGCATCCGCTGCCCGGGCAGAGCGCGGCGGTGTCCCTCGGGATAGTGGGTGTGGCGGCCGGCGTCGGCAACGCGCTCGGCACGACGGTCGGAGCCTGGCTGAAGGCCCGCGGCCCGGAGATGATCATCGCCACGGTGCAGGCGGTGGTGCTGGCCGCGGCGATCGCCGCGGCGGTGTTCTTCGGCGCGGGCATGGTGGCGGTGCTGGGCGCGACGGCGGGTCTGTGCCAGGCGCTGGCGAAGCTGTCCCTGGACGCGCTGATCCAGCGGGACGTCCCGGAACAGGTGCGTACCTCCGCGTTCGCCCGCTCCGAGACGCTGCTGCAGATGGCCTGGGTCGCGGGCGGCGCGATCGGCATCGCGCTGCCGCTGAACGGAACGCTGGGCATGTCGGTCGCGGCGGGAATCGTCGCGCTCGGCGCGCTGACGACGGTGAGGGGCCTCCTGGCCGCGGCCCGCCACGGCGGCATGCGACGTGCTCGGGTGGCCTGA
- a CDS encoding DUF3027 domain-containing protein codes for MSAATTRSRTPDRLCAEAVDLARSAAEEAAAPGVVGEHVSLVAEGDRVVTHFFEAKELGYRGWRWAVTVTRASRAKIVTLDETVLLPGPDSLLAPEWVPWSERLRPGDLGPGDLLPTEAEDLRLEPGFTGEDVPPPNSVVAETVPPSHDLVERVEAEDAELTERRPIDESVANGRGAIASVAEELGMRRARVLSRYGLHVAADRWDESFGAQTPMAQAAPASCASCGFLVPLAGSLRQAFGICANEFSPADGRVVSLSYGCGAHSEAAVMPKPPQPAPHVFDSMGTDEFPLRPAREGGSVSSEPDGESEDLGHS; via the coding sequence GTGAGTGCAGCGACGACGCGAAGCCGGACCCCTGACCGCCTGTGCGCCGAGGCGGTAGACCTTGCCCGGTCGGCGGCCGAAGAGGCCGCGGCCCCTGGGGTGGTCGGCGAGCATGTATCCCTGGTCGCGGAGGGTGACCGTGTGGTCACGCACTTCTTCGAGGCCAAGGAACTCGGATACCGCGGCTGGCGCTGGGCGGTGACCGTCACGCGGGCCTCCCGCGCCAAGATCGTCACGCTGGACGAAACCGTCCTGCTCCCCGGCCCCGATTCGCTGCTCGCGCCCGAGTGGGTGCCGTGGAGCGAGCGGCTGCGGCCCGGCGACCTGGGCCCCGGCGATCTGCTGCCCACCGAGGCGGAGGATCTGCGGCTGGAGCCCGGCTTCACGGGCGAGGACGTGCCCCCGCCGAATTCCGTGGTCGCCGAGACCGTGCCGCCGTCCCACGACCTGGTCGAGCGGGTCGAGGCGGAGGACGCGGAACTCACCGAGCGCAGGCCCATCGACGAGAGCGTCGCCAACGGCCGCGGTGCGATCGCGTCGGTCGCGGAGGAGCTCGGCATGCGCCGGGCCCGCGTGCTGTCCCGGTACGGGCTGCACGTCGCCGCGGACCGCTGGGACGAGTCCTTCGGCGCGCAGACCCCCATGGCGCAGGCGGCCCCCGCGTCCTGTGCGAGCTGCGGTTTCCTCGTTCCGCTGGCGGGCTCCCTGCGGCAGGCCTTCGGTATCTGCGCGAATGAGTTCTCACCGGCGGACGGGCGCGTCGTGTCCTTGTCGTACGGCTGCGGCGCGCACTCCGAGGCGGCTGTGATGCCGAAGCCGCCGCAGCCGGCGCCGCATGTCTTCGACTCGATGGGCACGGACGAGTTCCCGCTGCGTCCGGCCCGCGAAGGCGGTTCGGTCTCCTCGGAGCCGGACGGCGAGTCGGAGGATCTCGGCCACTCGTAG